In Oryzias latipes chromosome 15, ASM223467v1, the sequence CAGCTCCATGCAGCTCTGCATTGAGGAGCACCGAGCCAAACACAGCCGCATGCTGAGCAGCTGCTCTCAGGCCATCGGTGAGAGAACCAGAAACGGGTCTCTGACTGTCTGTGACACCTGAGCTTCTGGACCATGTTACTGTGCAGCCATGATTTTACCGTGTTATTGTAGTGATGTTTGTACTTTTGGAGAGATTTGAAAACACAGCAGTTATGGGCtgaaaatgtcacaaatttGAATTTTCAGAAACCTGTGGAACTCTACTGCAGAAGATGTGGAGGATTTTGGAAACCACTGAAACTCtgtctgcacttttccagatggTTTGATCGCGAAGAATGAGGCGGCAGTGAACGGCGCCGTGACCACCATGGAGTCGtttgtgggtggagtcagatcgcTGGTCAGTGAGGGCGTGGGTCGCTTTCAGGAGAAGGTGCAGCAGCATGAGGCGCTGTGTCTGCAGGACAAAGagagtctgctgcagctgctggtgaGCCGCTCTCCTGACCTCAAAGCCACACGTTTGGTTGGAAAAAATCATTCTGGAGGTTAAAACCTGTATTGATGTTTAAGATAAAATAGTTTTAGGTTAGACGCATGAAGTGTGAATTTCTACCCTAAACTCCTACAAAAGTGTTAACTATTGcatcaaatgtaaatgtgaaaattgTGAAAGacgctttgttttcatttgtctaTTCTTTTAACGGCAAAATGTTTCAGATTGAAGAGGCTAAAAACGACATTTCCACTTAAAAACTGCTGAACGGGTGAAGAACATTTGGTTGAAAATGCAGCCTTGAACTGCATCTGCTCTTTTCAGGAGGAAAATCGGCAGGACATGGAGGACGTCCTGATGACCCGGACTCTGATGGGGCTGACAGCCGTCAAAGAGCTCAGTGGCTCTCTGAAATCCTCGGTGGAGACGCAGCGAGCTTTGGCCTCTCAGGTGAGTCCACATCCAgcatctttgtttattttgactgAAAAGCTGCATCTGaactcctcctcttcctgccaGGTGGAGGCCATGAAGGAGGTGGGTGGGTTCCTCGGCGGTCTGGTCCAGGAGCTGGTGGGTCTGCGGCAGACGGCCGTCCAAGGTCTGGGAGCGCTGCAGGCCGAGCACGACAAGCTGGAGAAGGAGATCCAACAAGTGCAGGAGCGACAGCAGGCGGTAAGACGCCGTGTGGAGCCCGCTTGGGTCATAGTCTCAAAATCCAACCTCTCAGAGGAGAAGGAGCACTGATGCAGCCTTCTGTGTTTTCAGAGCATGAAGGACACCATCCAGTGTCTGCAGGACCAGCTCACCCTGCTGTCCATGCAGGCCCAACAGGACTTGACCCAGCTGCACTCGGCCTCCAGAGCTCTGCAGACTCCAGTGCTGCAGCTCCAGGAGAACATCAGCAGGTGAGTTTGAAAGTTTGGAGGATTTCTCCTCTGCTGTCTGAACGTCTGTAACGTCGGGGTTCTCTGATCTGCAGCGGTTGCAGCTTTGTAGAGGATCAGCTTTCAGGACAGGCCCAAGTCCTccaatcctcctcctcctccatcgcCTCCTCTCTGCGTCTGACCACCGAGGAGAACCTGCAGTTTCTGACGGAGATGGACGGCTACTGCTCCGACCTGCACAGCTCCGTGTCAGGTACCACTTTTCTGCAATCTTCAGATGTACAAGTTGATTCAACCGGGTTCtaaatttttgttaaaatttgaaGCCATGTCCTGCTGGAACAGACTGTTGCTCAAAATGATGTCTGGGGGGAGCAGGTGTTTCTCTCCATCTGGAGAACTTCTGTCCATCTTTACTCATATTCCTTCACAGCTAAATCTCAAAGAACACATTCAACTCAACACTTTGAAGACCTTCTGTTTAAAACCTAGAAGGACGTCCCTCCTCCTGAGGAGTTCAGGGTTGACATCAGTGTTGCTGTGACTGCAGGTCTGGTGGAGCGGGACGTCCAGTGGAGCCTCAGAGCCGGGCAGCATGCAGACCACCAGAACCAGGAGCTGCTGGCCGTGATGGGGTCCATCTCCACTGAAGCTCAGGCCCTGCAGCAGGTACAGACTGTTCaaggaaacatggaaatgtTGGCTTCCAAACCAGATCCAAGATCCTGTTTGTGTTTCAGCAATAACTCAATTCTGTCTCTTTGCTTGTTGCAGAGTGTTCAGACGTTCTGCTCCCAGCAGCTCAGGACCAATGAGGAGCATCTGTCTGAGCGGCGGGAGGACATGAAGCAAGCCCTCATAGCCGTGCAGAAGCAGAACTCTGTAGACTGGAGCGTCCTGGacaagcagcaggaggagctgctggagaacATCAGCAGGAGCCAGCATCTGGTCAGCAGcttcctgcaggaggagctgcagcaggacgTTCCCACCGGTCAGACCTTCAGACAAGAACGCTCTTCTGGTTTCCCAAACACTGCAGGTGACAGGATCTCCCAGTTTACATCAGCTTTTCCTATCCTGTGTCCAGGACTCCCTGTAAGACGAGATGAGCACTTGCTACGAAAGTTTGGTCATGGAGCCAAACTTTGAGAACATCGTCTTCAAGAGCAATTGTTCTTCTAGGTGAATCTCAGTCAACACAAGTCAAAATGACAAAGATCAATCACACCAAGTTTTgatcaaaaagtattttttctgaattttctaCAGCAGTGGATTGGAAAGAGGATGAAGATCccagattcatttttttttttttttttttttacaaaacttaAGTAGTCATTAaataaagtcatgttttttttctttcacgttTTATTGAAAAGTGATGAATGCTTTTATTGTAgtctaaaatttaaataaacaagcaAGAGGGACAAAGCACTTAGTGGAGATTCACAAGTTTAGAGGTTGTCCATGACTGGGTTTCAGGCATTGTCCTGCAGGGAGCGCTATGACATTTACAACCTTGAAGAGGAAAGTTTAGTCATGGCCAAAAGCTGAGAATGAAATCAATATAAGTTTTGAAGTGTATGAAGAGTCTACCCCTATGActaaaagtaatacggctgcatcagcaaaaagtTTTTCAGTAATATTACTGTATTTCATTACCGTAAAACAGACAgggataccccccccccccccccccccccccccagggttACCTGTAATTGATGGGATTCCAGGGAGCAGTTCAGACTCTGCTGCAAACCCAAGTGGCTTAGTCAAATGTAGGTATTTCACATAAGTTCTGCTGTTTTGA encodes:
- the LOC101164498 gene encoding kinesin-like protein KIF11-B produces the protein MQQSFAQRMDGAFSSMQLCIEEHRAKHSRMLSSCSQAIDGLIAKNEAAVNGAVTTMESFVGGVRSLVSEGVGRFQEKVQQHEALCLQDKESLLQLLEENRQDMEDVLMTRTLMGLTAVKELSGSLKSSVETQRALASQVEAMKEVGGFLGGLVQELVGLRQTAVQGLGALQAEHDKLEKEIQQVQERQQASMKDTIQCLQDQLTLLSMQAQQDLTQLHSASRALQTPVLQLQENISSGCSFVEDQLSGQAQVLQSSSSSIASSLRLTTEENLQFLTEMDGYCSDLHSSVSGLVERDVQWSLRAGQHADHQNQELLAVMGSISTEAQALQQSVQTFCSQQLRTNEEHLSERREDMKQALIAVQKQNSVDWSVLDKQQEELLENISRSQHLVSSFLQEELQQDVPTGLPVRRDEHLLRKFGHGAKL